The stretch of DNA AAGATGATGAACACGAAGGCCAGCACGAAGCCCAGCGCAATCTGCCCACCCACGCCGGCCCGGCTCTTGCGGGCACTCATAATCACCCCAATCACCGTCAGGATAAACATGGCGTAGGGGTAGGCGTAACGCTCATACTTTTCACTCAGGTAGAGCTGCGTATCGTCGGCGCCGCGGTCTATCTTCTGCTGAATAAACTTGTTGAGTTCCGGGAGCGTGAGGGTTTCGGCGAGTCGGTAGGTGCTGGCGAAGTCCTTGGGGTAGAGGTTGAGAGTGGTGTCGCGGGCGGGCACGCTTTTCAGGGTTTCCTTTTCGCCGCTGAAGGTACGGATGAGCTGGGGCGTGAGCTTCCAGGCGTGCTTGGTAGAATCCCAGCTGATGGCTTCGGCGGTGAGGCGGCGCTTAAGCAGGGTGCCCTCCACGGTTTCCAGCGCAAACTTGTAGCCCACGTTATTCACATTATCGTAGCTCTCCATGAAGGCGTAGGCATTGGGCCCAATCTTGAAGTGCACGTTGCGCCCACTGAAGCGGTATGGGTTTTTAATGTAGGCCTTCTCGAACTGCACGCGCGTTTTATTGGCAATCGGAATCAGCCAGCCCGTCATGGCCATTGTGAGGGCGCCCAAAATAGCACTACCCATCACGTAGGGCAGCAGAAACCGCTTAAAACTGATGCCCGAAGCCAGCATGGCTACCACCTCGGTGCGGGAAGCCAGCTGCGCCGTCACGAACACCACCGCAATAAACACCGTGATGGGGGAGAGCAGGTTGGCGAAGTACGGGAACAGGTTCACGTAGTACTCCGAGATAATCTGCCAGGCCCCGAGGTTGTGCTGAATGAAGTCGTCGTTTTTTTCCGTGAAGTCAATCACGCAGATAACCGACACCAGCAGCACCACCGTGAAGAAAAACGCGGTGAGAAACTTCTTGAGAATGTATTTATCGAGCAGTTTTAGCATTCAATTAAATATTCGATCAATACGAAGAGTACCGGTGCTTAATGAACACAACACTCAGTATGAGAAAATAGTATCTGCTTGAACAAGATGCCATTGGTCGTTGGCCTTATTAGAAACTGCTCGGCCACGAACAATCACCGTTCCTTTCTTTCCATCCACTGTTACTGCAAAAGTTATAGTATCAGGTAAGGAGCTAGTTGTCTGAAATTCGTAGTAAGAAGACTCTACGTCACCAACATGAGCTTTTACTCTGGCGTCAGTTTCAGTTGCTGTGAGGTATTGTCTCAGAAACTTCGGATCGGTTTGGGCGGCCAAATTCTCAACTGCTACTGACATGGCCCACATTATCAGGGTAAGAATAAGTATGGTAATCAGCCAGTTCCTGTATTCCATGACAAACGGATAGTGGCCTACAATCGGGTCATTACCTGTTTCACCATCTTCTCTTTCCATTCGCGGAAGGTGCCGGCCAGGATTTGCTGCCGGGCTTGTTTCACCAGCCACAGGTAGAAGCTCAGGTTGTGAATAGAGGCAATTTGCGGCCCTAGCATCTCCTTGCTCTGGAACAGGTGGCGCACGTAAGCACGCGAGTAGAAGGTGCTCACGTAGCCGCCCAGCTCGGCATCAATCGGCTCAAAATCCTCGGCCCACTTCTTATTGGTGACGTTCATGATGCCCTGGGTAGTAAACAGCATGCCGTTGCGGGCATTACGGGTGGGCATCACGCAATCAAACATGTCTACGCCCAGCGCAATATTTTCGAGGATGTTGGCCGGCGTGCCCACGCCCATCAGGTAGCGCGGCTTGTCTTGAGGCAGAATGTCGCAGACGATTTCCGTCATCTCGTACATCATCTCGGCAGGCTCGCCCACGCTTAGGCCCCCAATGGCGTTGCCCTCGCGGCCCTGCTCGGCAATAAACTCCGCCGACTTTACGCGCAGGTCTTTGAACGTGGAGCCTTGCACGATGGGGAAGAGGGTTTGCGAATAGCCGTAGTGGCCCTCGGTGCTGTCGAAGCGCTGGATGCAGCGCTTAAGCCAGCGGTGCGTCATGTCAAGGGAGCGGGCAGCGTAGTCGTACTCGCAGGGCCAGGGCGTGCACTCGTCGAAGGCCATGATAATATCGGCCCCGATGGTGCGCTGGATGTCCATCACACCCTCCGGCGAAAACAGGTGCTGCGAACCGTCAATGTGGGAGCGAAACTTCACGCCCTCCTCCTTGATCTTGCGCGTGCCACTCAGCGAGTACACCTGGTACCCGCCCGAGTCGGTGAGAATGGGTCGGTCCCAGCCGTTGAACTTATGTAGGCCACCCGCCTTGCTCAGCACCTCCAGGCCGGGGCGCAAGTAGAGGTGGTAGGTATTGCCGAGGATAATCTGGGCCTGAATATCGTCCTTGAGGTCGCGCTGCTGCACGGCCTTCACGGTGCCCGCCGTGCCTACGGGCATAAAAATCGGGGTTTCAATGGCGCCGTGGTCGGTGTGCACCACGCCAGCGCGAGCTTTGGTATGTGGGTCCTGAGTTACTAAATCGAAGGTCATCCTAGCAGAAGTGAGTTACAGTTGCGCGCTGCCGTTGCCAAGCCGAAGGGGTTTTACTAAAACAACCCGGCCGCAGGCAACCCGCCACCGACAACTGATCCAACTACAAAGGTACTCTGCCCACCCCGAATGCCTACTTTTGCGGACTAATTCACGTTCCGCGCTTTGTCTTTTTACGTTTCTCCGGCCCTGGGCCTGTTGCTGCTGAGTGTAGCAGTGCAGCTCTACTACCTGGCCTACTACTTTCTGCCCTTTGCCCGCCGGGCACCCGAGCCCACCGAAGGCCCAACTCCGGAGCCCGTATCGGTGCTGGTGTGTGCCCACAATGAGCTTGAAAACCTGCGCCGGCTATTACCGCTAATCTTGCAGCAGGACTACCCCGCCGGCTTCGAGATTATTCTGGTAGATGACCGGTCCGAGGATGACACATTTCTGTACGTGCAGCAGCTCACGCAGTACTATCCGCACGTCCGGATGGTTACTGTCAAGAACACGCCTGACGGTTTGTCACCAAAAAAATACGCTCTTACGCTCGGAATAAAAACGGCTCGTTACCCGCGCATGCTGTTCACCGACGCCGACTGTATTCCGGCCACTAACCAGTGGCTCAACTATATGCAGCGCGGCTTTGGGCGCCCGGCTGACATGGTAGTGGGTTACTCCGCCTACGCCCCCGAACCGGGGTTTTTAAATAAGCTGATTCGGTTTGAAACCTTCCTGACAGGGGCACAGTATTTGTCTTTCGCATGGCGTGGCTTTCCCTATATGGGAGTCGGGCGCAACCTTGCCTACACGCGTCAGGTCTTTCATTCTACCAAAGGCTTTGCCTCCCATATCCGCAGCCTCGGCGGCGACGACGACCTGCTGGTGCAGGATGCCGTGGCGCAGGGCGCGCGGGTAGCAGTGGTAGCTGAACCGGGGGCTCACACCCTCAGTGAGCCGGTGCAAACGTGGGGTGCATGGTGGCGGCAAAAGCGCCGGCATCTCTCCGCGGGGCGCCGGTATAAACTCTCTGACCGCCTCCGGGTTGGAATATTTATGGGAGCCAACCTGGTTTTCTATGGCACGGCAATCGGCCTGCTGTTTTCCCCGCCCAATTGGGTATATTTGGCTATAGTCTGGCTTATACGTACCGGGTGTCTCTCGGCGGTGTACGCCCGGCTTGGCCGCCGGCTCGATGACCGGCTGCCGCTGGCGTGGCTGCCGATTCTCGATGCTGTCTATTTTTTTTATTATCTCGCTCTGGGAATCTCGCTGTTCCTCTACCGCACTCTCCGATGGAAGTAAACAATCAGGAAAAACAGTTCTCCACTAAAGCAAAGCATGATTTTAAGCTGATTCGCGCAGCTGTTGAGCAAGGTGATGAAAAGGCCTATGCTGAGCTGATGCAGATTTATAAGAAGCCGGTGTATCATGTGGTGCTCAAGATGGTGCGCAACCCCGATGATGCCGAGGACCTAACGATTGAAGCATTCGCCAAGGCGTTTAAAAACCTGCATAAATTCAACCCGGAGTTTGCCTTCAGCACCTGGCTGTTCCGCATTGCTACCAACAACTGCATCGACTTTATTCGCAAGAATAAAATCAAGACGATGTCAATTGACTCCGCTATCAAGATTGATAACGGCGACGAAATCACCATTGATTTCCGCGACCAGAATCTGAACCCGCAGGAGTCAGCCATCAAGAACCAGAAGATCGAAATCATGCAGCACGTGGTATCACGGCTGCCCGAGAAATACCAGCGCCTTGTTACCCTGCGCTACTTCGATGAACTGAGCTACGAAGAAATTGCCCAGGAGCTTAAAGCTCCCCTTGGCACCGTGAAAGCGCAACTGCACCGCGCCCGTGAGTTGCTCTATGACATGGTGAAGAACAAAAAAGAAATCATCTAGTAGTAAAGCCCTGGCCTAGGCCAGGGCTTTTTTTATGCAGCGCATATAGGGTGAGATTTAGCCAACGGTGCTCCTCCGGAATTTGAACAGGTGTTGGAAGGACCCAGATTAAAGCCTGGGCTACATAAGGCGGTAGCCTTACCTTTGCTTTCACGATGGATATTATCAACCACTACTTCCCTGACCTTACTGACCAGCAGCGCCGGTTATTCCGGCAGCTCGAAACAGAGTTTCGCGGCTGGAATGAGCGCCTCAATTTGGTTGCCCGCACTGATGTAGACAATCTTGCCGAGCGGCATTTCCTGCACTCATTGGGCATTGCGAAAGTGGTGGAGTTTCCGGCGGGCGCGTCGGTGCTGGATGTGGGCACGGGAGGTGGCCTACCGGGCCTGCCGCTGGCTATCCTGTTTCCGGAGGTGAAGTTCCACCTCGTGGACAGCATTGGCAAGAAAATTCACGCCGTGCAGGAAATGGCCCGCGACCTAGGCCTCTCTAACGTTACGGCCGAGCAGATCAGGGCCGAGCAGCTACGTACCAAATACGACTATGTGGTAAGCCGCGCAGTGGCCCGCTTGGCTACTTTCCATACCTGGATTGCTCACCGCTATAAGCCCAACGGCCACGCCAACAGCGGCCTATATTACCTGAAAGGCGGCGACCTGGCCGAAGAAATCGAAGAATCGGGCCTGAAAGCCACTATCCATGACCTTAAGGATTTCTACCAGGAAGAATTCTTTGAGACGAAGAAGGTGGTGTACGTACCCGCCAGCTCGGCTAAGCAGCGCTAGGCCACTATAGTCCGCTGTAACAGGATAAACCAGCATACCTCTCCGCTAGATAGTGAGTGATAGCAGCGCCTTATGGCAGGCAGGCAATGTGGCAGCAATGCTCTTTGCTTGCTATTTATATAATCTGGCAGCCTAATTACAAAGGCCCTCACTTCTGCACGGGAAGTAGGGCCCTTCTGGTGAGATGAAGAGAAGATGCTCTACTTATAGCTACAGTGCTGCCTTACGCGAACTAGCTCTGCTAAGAGC from Hymenobacter taeanensis encodes:
- the rsmG gene encoding 16S rRNA (guanine(527)-N(7))-methyltransferase RsmG, producing the protein MDIINHYFPDLTDQQRRLFRQLETEFRGWNERLNLVARTDVDNLAERHFLHSLGIAKVVEFPAGASVLDVGTGGGLPGLPLAILFPEVKFHLVDSIGKKIHAVQEMARDLGLSNVTAEQIRAEQLRTKYDYVVSRAVARLATFHTWIAHRYKPNGHANSGLYYLKGGDLAEEIEESGLKATIHDLKDFYQEEFFETKKVVYVPASSAKQR
- a CDS encoding RNA polymerase sigma factor; this encodes MEVNNQEKQFSTKAKHDFKLIRAAVEQGDEKAYAELMQIYKKPVYHVVLKMVRNPDDAEDLTIEAFAKAFKNLHKFNPEFAFSTWLFRIATNNCIDFIRKNKIKTMSIDSAIKIDNGDEITIDFRDQNLNPQESAIKNQKIEIMQHVVSRLPEKYQRLVTLRYFDELSYEEIAQELKAPLGTVKAQLHRARELLYDMVKNKKEII
- a CDS encoding glycosyltransferase gives rise to the protein MSFYVSPALGLLLLSVAVQLYYLAYYFLPFARRAPEPTEGPTPEPVSVLVCAHNELENLRRLLPLILQQDYPAGFEIILVDDRSEDDTFLYVQQLTQYYPHVRMVTVKNTPDGLSPKKYALTLGIKTARYPRMLFTDADCIPATNQWLNYMQRGFGRPADMVVGYSAYAPEPGFLNKLIRFETFLTGAQYLSFAWRGFPYMGVGRNLAYTRQVFHSTKGFASHIRSLGGDDDLLVQDAVAQGARVAVVAEPGAHTLSEPVQTWGAWWRQKRRHLSAGRRYKLSDRLRVGIFMGANLVFYGTAIGLLFSPPNWVYLAIVWLIRTGCLSAVYARLGRRLDDRLPLAWLPILDAVYFFYYLALGISLFLYRTLRWK
- the tgt gene encoding tRNA guanosine(34) transglycosylase Tgt — translated: MTFDLVTQDPHTKARAGVVHTDHGAIETPIFMPVGTAGTVKAVQQRDLKDDIQAQIILGNTYHLYLRPGLEVLSKAGGLHKFNGWDRPILTDSGGYQVYSLSGTRKIKEEGVKFRSHIDGSQHLFSPEGVMDIQRTIGADIIMAFDECTPWPCEYDYAARSLDMTHRWLKRCIQRFDSTEGHYGYSQTLFPIVQGSTFKDLRVKSAEFIAEQGREGNAIGGLSVGEPAEMMYEMTEIVCDILPQDKPRYLMGVGTPANILENIALGVDMFDCVMPTRNARNGMLFTTQGIMNVTNKKWAEDFEPIDAELGGYVSTFYSRAYVRHLFQSKEMLGPQIASIHNLSFYLWLVKQARQQILAGTFREWKEKMVKQVMTRL
- a CDS encoding LptF/LptG family permease → MLKLLDKYILKKFLTAFFFTVVLLVSVICVIDFTEKNDDFIQHNLGAWQIISEYYVNLFPYFANLLSPITVFIAVVFVTAQLASRTEVVAMLASGISFKRFLLPYVMGSAILGALTMAMTGWLIPIANKTRVQFEKAYIKNPYRFSGRNVHFKIGPNAYAFMESYDNVNNVGYKFALETVEGTLLKRRLTAEAISWDSTKHAWKLTPQLIRTFSGEKETLKSVPARDTTLNLYPKDFASTYRLAETLTLPELNKFIQQKIDRGADDTQLYLSEKYERYAYPYAMFILTVIGVIMSARKSRAGVGGQIALGFVLAFVFIIFVILSRNLASVGTLPPLLAAWVPSIVFTGIGLILYRVVPQ